GTATTACGACATTGTTTATTAGAGAGCTAATAATATCGTATACACTTGTAACCAACTCAACGATAATTGGAAAAACCGTGCTAAAAATATCTTGCAAAGTTGGAAAAATCGAAATGAATGTATCTACTAATGTTTGACCTAAAAGTTTTAAATTGTCTAAAAAATTCCCTAGAGTCGGTAATAAAGCTTGTATAAGCGGCTGAATAGCTGGCATCAAATACTCCATAAACGCGCCCGCTAATTGCGTAATCCATCCACTCAATTCACTAAATAACGGTGCTATATTGGATGCAATAAACCCTGTTAATAGTTGCAATCCGGCTAAAACAACCGTTCCTAGAGGTGCTAATGCAACGATAACGTCACCGAGAACACCAAACACATCACCTAATATGCCCATTAATGCTGGACCATTTGTTTTTGCGTATTCTATAAATGTCTGGAACCCGTTAGAAGATGCTAGACTTCCAGCCCATTCACTGAATCTAGCAGTCATCGATAGTAACCCTTCTTCTATTTGTGAACCTACCGGAGAAAATGATGCTAACATTTTAAAAATACCGCCGAATAAATTTCCGAAAATGTGAGCGAAATTATATATTGCACCTGCTGCATGGGTTTCTAACCATTCAAAAAAGCCCTTTAATCCTCCACCCACTACAGAATTATTCATTTCATCTAATAACTCATTAATTACCGCAGCCACGCCACTAATGGTTGGTTCTAATCCAGTCAATATGCTCTTCACTAGACTTAACCCTTTTGCAAATGCATCGAATATCGGATTTTCGAATTGTTTGGTGAAATCCCCAAAAAAGTCTTTGAATTCTTGTAGTTCTTTCAATGCTCCACGTTGAGACTCACTCATGTCATCGTATACAGCGGCTAATTCTTTTTGTGCTGCTATCCGTTCTTTTGCGGTGTCTGCGTTTGCTATTTTCTCCTCAATCTGGGCGACTTGATCCGCACTTTCGAATAAATTAGTCATCACTGGAACAGCGACTGCCCCTAAAGCAGCTACCCCTAGTCCTGCAGCTAAAAATGATGCTGCCAAACCTCCAACTAAAACAATTAATGGTGCCAGAATAGCGAGAATACCACTTAAGGCACTGGTAACACCTACACCCATCGCAATACCTTTCATTCCAGCCAATGAAAATGAGTTGCCCATCATTGACGTTGTGACAGTTGCTATCAACTCATCTTCCGCTAAATCATTCACATTTCTACTAGCCTGTCTAGCGTCCCTTGATAAATCATCTAATTCTTCTGCCGCGGACCTAGCATTCCTTTCAATTTCATCTAATCCGCTAG
This genomic interval from Lysinibacillus sphaericus contains the following:
- a CDS encoding phage tail protein is translated as MSSVRDLFVEIGLEIDDGPLDELNELINEIRRSLGNFDSSGLDEIERNARSAAEELDDLSRDARQASRNVNDLAEDELIATVTTSMMGNSFSLAGMKGIAMGVGVTSALSGILAILAPLIVLVGGLAASFLAAGLGVAALGAVAVPVMTNLFESADQVAQIEEKIANADTAKERIAAQKELAAVYDDMSESQRGALKELQEFKDFFGDFTKQFENPIFDAFAKGLSLVKSILTGLEPTISGVAAVINELLDEMNNSVVGGGLKGFFEWLETHAAGAIYNFAHIFGNLFGGIFKMLASFSPVGSQIEEGLLSMTARFSEWAGSLASSNGFQTFIEYAKTNGPALMGILGDVFGVLGDVIVALAPLGTVVLAGLQLLTGFIASNIAPLFSELSGWITQLAGAFMEYLMPAIQPLIQALLPTLGNFLDNLKLLGQTLVDTFISIFPTLQDIFSTVFPIIVELVTSVYDIISSLINNVVIPLLPILGKVISEVWSVVKPILEPLKNLLSTIGDNIMFLINDVVAPLIPIIGSIFSNMWVILKPILDAIVKAFGKIIDVVSDVIGYVKNLVDAFANVKVPDWMSNIGGKIKSAASTVGGLFNGSHATGLGRVPFDGYAAELHKDEAVLTADQSNTLRDIGVLKGDGSSPQLDLSENDSGSYQTTYSTSSNNSKISAPITIIIQGSENSQETAYSVKDVLEERFGDLLSVMQVSREG